GCCTCTCTCCCCTTCAACCCGCCCGCCAGCACGGGCAGCCTCCGCCAGAAAGGGCCAGTCTGGGCATCCCGGGTGGAGAGCATGGTGGGGGAGCAGAGGCCGGGCAGGCCCAAGGTCATTCACCTTGGTGGTGGGGGTGACCGGCCCTCACCGTGTAGTGCATGTGCAGGACGTCCCCCTTGCGCGACTTGATGGGACAGTGGTCCACCCGCTTCTTGACCCCGATCTGCAGTTTCCTCTTGCCCTCGGCCCCCACAGCCGTGGCCAGGGCGCTCAGGCAGGACAGCACTGTCAGAATCCAGCTCAGCCTCATGTCTCTGCGGACACAGACCCCAAGCCGCGGGGCAGGGCATGGGACGATGGCAGGGCGAGGAGGCCTCCACCTCCTGCCCGGCAGCGGCCCCCCGCCCCCGGCTCAGCGGCCACACTTACCAGTCCAGTGAGAAGGGGGCTTGCCGGAAGAGCCCAGCAGCGGGGGAGGGGGCCAGGGGAGGCCACAGCAGCCAGGGCCCCGCCCCTCCGCGCACCCCCAGGCCCACCTTCCCTCCCGAGCCCCAGCGCCAGCTCTCAGTTCCCGCCCGCCCCTTTCTGCAGCGTCCACACTCTGTCTGCCTGCACCGAGGCCGCCTCCACCGGGCGGCCCCACTCGCGCCACACCCAATTGCCCCCCGCCCAGCACACCCACACCTCTGCGGGGGGCCGGCCCCGGGGCACCCACACGTCGCCGCTGGGTGGTTCCGGGGAGTCCCGGTCCTCCGGGGGTAGCCCCCAGGCCGACCCTGCGCCTCCGCCCGGGGCACCGCCCCAGCTCTGGGCTCTCGGGGGCCTCCGGGGCACCCAGATGGGCCCCGTATCCGGGGCCCGCTTCGCCCGCTCCACCCACACCACCTCCCCCGGGGGAGTTCGAGGCCGCCCGCGGCCCCAGGCCCGCCCTCCACGGAGGCCGCCCCCGCGAGGACGCCCCGGGCCACTACCTGGGCCGGACTCGGCGCCGGGCTCCTTGGCCCCGCCCTCCGGAGGGCGTGGTTCCGGGCCCGAAGCCCCGCCCCCGGCGGCACTGGGCTCCGCTTCCCGAACGGCAGCCCCGCCCCTCAGCGCCGGGAGCTCCGCCCCTCGCCCCCGGGGCCCGCCCCCCGCGGCCT
This region of Erinaceus europaeus unplaced genomic scaffold, mEriEur2.1 scaffold_410, whole genome shotgun sequence genomic DNA includes:
- the LOC132536629 gene encoding translation initiation factor IF-2; translated protein: MPQGEGAHGAQGGASEPVPPRGGAPESGAEPRLPGGGAWALGEELEPGEGGASSAEAAGGGPRGRGAELPALRGGAAVREAEPSAAGGGASGPEPRPPEGGAKEPGAESGPGSGPGRPRGGGLRGGRAWGRGRPRTPPGEVVWVERAKRAPDTGPIWVPRRPPRAQSWGGAPGGGAGSAWGLPPEDRDSPEPPSGDVWVPRGRPPAEVWVCWAGGNWVWREWGRPVEAASVQADRVWTLQKGAGGN